A DNA window from Castanea sativa cultivar Marrone di Chiusa Pesio chromosome 7, ASM4071231v1 contains the following coding sequences:
- the LOC142642167 gene encoding putative flavin-containing monooxygenase 1 encodes MERQVAIIGAGISGLLACKYTLSKGFHPIVFEAKSSIGGAWTKTVETTKLQTPKPAYQFSDFPWPSTVEEDFPNQHQVFDYIQSYANHFDLLRHIKFNTKVLSIEYEGPSEEEMQSWSMWGGIGDPFGSKGKWKVIVEDAQNFSTEVHLVDFVILCVGRFSDIPNIPEFPPNQGPEVFHGKVMHSMDYAAMDDKSAADFVKGKQITIVGFQKSALDIAMECSLANGTEHPCTVLYRKEHWNLPDYLPWGMPLTYLYLNRFSELLVHKPGEGFVLSLLATLLSPVRWAFSKFVESHIKNKLRLAKFGMVPKHSFHTEINSCLISTVPEKFYDKVEEGSINLKKSKSFGFCKEGVLVNGEAQPLKTDLVILATGFQGDKKLKDIFVSPTFKDYIAGSLDATVPLYRECIHPRIPQLGVIGFSESVSNLYTSEMRCRWLAELLDSTFKLPSIKEMEKDVAKWDEYMKRYSGQYYRRSCIGALHIWYNDQLCKDMGWNPKRKKGFIAELFEPYGPLDYVSQ; translated from the exons ATGGAGAGGCAGGTGGCCATAATTGGAGCTGGTATCAGTGGCCTTTTGGCTTGCAAGTACACTTTGTCAAAGGGTTTTCATCCAATCGTTTTTGAAGCCAAAAGCAGTATCGGAGGAGCGTGGACCAAAACCGTAGAGACCACTAAGCTCCAAACTCCAAAACCAGCATATCAGTTCTCAGATTTTCCATGGCCTTCTACAGTGGAAGAAGACTTCCCTAACCAACACCAAGTCTTTGATTATATTCAATCCTATGCTAACCATTTTGACTTGCTTAGGCACATCAAATTTAATACCAAAGTTTTGAGCATCGAGTATGAAGGCCCATCTGAGGAAGAGATGCAATCTTGGAGTATGTGGGGTGGTATTGGTGACCCTTTTGGCTCTAAAGGGAAATGGAAGGTTATAGTAGAGGATGCTCAAAACTTTTCAACTGAG GTACACTTAGTGGACTTTGTGATCCTCTGCGTTGGGCGATTCAGTGACATTCCAAATATTCCTGAATTCCCTCCAAACCAAGGCCCAGAAGTATTTCATGGAAAGGTGATGCACTCCATGGATTACGCTGCCATGGACGATAAAAGTGCTGCTGACTTTGTTAAAGGGAAGCAAATCACTATTGTGGGATTCCAAAAATCTGCCTTGGACATTGCTATGGAATGCTCACTGGCCAATG GCACTGAACATCCATGTACTGTATTATACAGGAAGGAACATTGGAACCTTCCTGATTACCTTCCATGGGGCATGCCTCTTACTTATTTATACCTTAATCGCTTCTCCGAGCTACTGGTTCACAAACCTGGTGAAGGCTTCGTACTAAGTCTCCTTGCAACACTTCTTTCCCCTGTG AGATGGGCATTTTCTAAATTTGTTGAAAgccatataaaaaataagctgagGCTGGCAAAGTTTGGAATGGTACCAAAACATAGTTTCCATACAGAAATCAATTCTTGTTTGATCTCCACGGTACCAGAAAAATTCTATGACAAAGTTGAAGAGGGAAGCATCAATTTGAAAAAGAGTAAGAGCTTCGGCTTTTGTAAAGAAGGTGTTTTGGTTAATGGTGAGGCACAACCCCTAAAGACAGATTTGGTCATATTGGCTACTGGGTTCCAGGGTGACAAAAAACTCAAAGACATTTTTGTCTCCCCAACCTTCAAAGACTACATTGCTGGTTCGCTTGACGCAACTGTTCCCCTCTACAg GGAATGTATTCATCCTAGAATACCACAACTAGGAGTAATTGGATTTTCAGAAAGTGTTTCAAACTTGTACACCTCAGAGATGAGATGCAGATGGCTAGCAGAGCTTCTAGACAGCACATTCAAATTGCCTAGCATCAAAGAGATGGAAAAAGATGTGGCAAAATGGGATGAGTACATGAAGAGATACTCTGGGCAATACTACAGGAGATCATGCATTGGTGCTCTTCATATATGGTACAATGATCAACTGTGCAAAGACATGGGGTGGAAccccaaaagaaagaaaggattcATTGCTGAATTGTTTGAGCCTTATGGACCATTAGATTATGTTTCCCAATAA